CATCTCAAGCCCAATGTCAAAGCCGTGCATTTTTAGATCCTCGATAGCGCCTTCGATGGTTTCACCCTTAGCTGGGTTGATGGTCATCGTCGCGCCCATTCTTTTGGCAAGCTCTAGGCGATAATCGCTGATATCGCTGACCACAATATTACGTGCGCCTGCGAAGCGGCAAATCGCGGTTGCCATTGACCCGATCAGCCCTGCACCCGTAATTAGCACATCTTCACCCAGTACCGGGAATGAAAGGGCAGTATGAGTGGCATTGCCAAAGGGGTCCATAATGGCGGCCATCTCATCGCTGATACGCTCATCGAGTTTGATAACATTATCGGCAGGGATCACCAAATATTCGGCAAACGCGCCATCGCGGTCAACGCCCACGCCTATGGTGTTTTCGCACACATGCAGCTTACCACGGCGGCAGTTACGGCAATGCCCGCAAGCGATATGGCCTTCGCCTGTGACTCGGTCACCCACTTCCAGATGCTTGACGCCATCGCCCATTTCACTAATGACACCGACGTATTCATGTCCGATAATCATTGGCGTCTTGATGGTGTTTTGTGACCACTCATCCCACTTATAAATGTGCAAATCTGTCCCACAAATGGCGGTTTTTTTAATTTTAATTTTTACGTCATTGATGCCGACGGTCGGTTCTGGCATGTCTTGCATCCAGATGCCTTTTTTGGCATGAGCTTTAACCAGTGCTTTCATATTTTTCTCTTATTTAACGGTGTTGCATTTTATTATTGAGTCTAGATAAATACTGAACTATAGCCAAAGAACAATAGTTTAGCTGCGGTACTGCTGGGATGAACTTTATGAAGCCTCTGTCACGCTTGCGAACAGCCAGCGAGGAAATTTTATACCAGCAGTATCTGATCTATCGATGTAATTTTTCGCTGACTATATTTTAATCAATCATCTTCATTTGCTTAGCGACTTTGATAAAGGCGGCGATACATTGGTCGAGCTGCTCGCGCGTATGGGCAGCAGAGAGCTGGACACGAATACGAGCCTCATTTTTGGGTACGACAGGGTAGAAGAAGCCAATCACATAGATGCCTTCTTCAAGCAGTGCGTCTGCCATTTGTTGCGAGACATTGGCATCATAGAGCATCACTGCACAAATGGCCGATTCAGTAGGCTTAATGTCGAAGCCTGCATCTTGCATTTGCTTCACAAAATAGGCGGTATTTTCATGCAGTTTGTCTTGTAGCGTATTGTCTTGTGACAGCATCTCAAACGCTTTTACCCCAGCGGCAGCTACCATAGGCGGAATGGAGTTGGAAAACAGATACGGGCGTGAGCGTTGACGCAGCATCTCAATGATTTCTTTTTTACCTGTTGTAAAGCCGCCAATCGCACCGCCAAACGCCTTACCCAACGTACCCGTGATCAGCTCAACATCACCGCGCAGATCAAACAGTTCAGTCACACCGCCACCCGTGCGACCGACAACGCCTGCTGAATGCGACTCGTCAATCATCACCATGGCATCATATTTTTGTGCGAGCGCATAGATCTCATCCATTGGCGCCACATTGCCATCCATCGAAAACACACCATCGGTCACAATCAAACGAAAACGCTGTGCTTGCGCCGCTTGCAATTGCGTCTCCAAATCTTGCATATCCGCATTGGCATAGCGATAACGCGCCGCTTTACACAGGCGCACACCATCGATGATTGATGCATGATTTAACGAGTCAGAAATAATGGCATCTTCGCTGGTCAGCAGTGGCTCAAAAGCACCGCCATTGGCATCGAAACAAGCCGCATAAAGAATCGTGTCTTCGGTATTAAAAAACTTAGAAATCGACGCCTCTAATTGCTTATGCAAATCTTGCGTACCACAAATAAAACGTACCGATGACATACCATAACCTGAGTTTTCAATGGCCTCGATAGCTGCTTGTTTAATCTCAGGATGATCGGACAAGCCAAGATAATTGTTGGCACAGAAGTTCAGCATCTCACGGCCATCAGTGATTTTAATCATGGCATTTTGTGGAGAGGTGATGATGCGCTCGTTTTTATATAGTCCTGCCGCGCGTATGTCGCTGATTTCTTGTTGTAGATGTTTTTGAAAGGCTTGGTACATACATATTCCTTGTTACTATTATTAGAGTCTGCATTAGCAATGCAGATATTAGGACTGCTAATAGGATCAATCATTAAAGCCACGCATCATCCTAGCCTTTAGTAAGACCAATGATATGAGGTGAGCAGTGATGCTATCTGTAATCCGTAAGCGCTAATTTTATCATTAGCCCGTCGCAATAAGTAGCCCAAGTAGCAATCCTATGTTGAGTAACTGTCGTTCTGCTTGGATGAGGATGCTTTTTGCTCATCTTTTTGAGAATCGCTCATGCTTGATGTCTCCTGATATTCTGTACTACTTAATAAAAATCATCCCGACCAGCATATTTCATATTGAGCGCCTGCAATATCGCATAGGTTTCGCTATCTATCACACCTGTGGGCTGCTGCGGTCTAAAATGCAATTGAAACGCATAAATGACATCACGGCTGGCTTTGTCCCACTCGTCGCTATTATTGATTTGATAGCCATATTTGCGAAAGGCTTGCTTGATTTCCTGCACACTTGGCGCGACCAAGGTACGACGATTCATAATTTCTTGCTTGTCCGCTTCATCATACCAAGCGCCAATGCCGTATTCTTTGTATAAACGCTCCCAAGGGAATTTTGCACCGGGGTCTATCTTGCGCGAGGGTGCCATATCCGCATGACCGATGATATTTTTGGGTGAGATGTCATAGCGCGTGGCGATATCTTGCACCAGCTCTGCGACTTTCTTAATTTGCAGCTCACTAAATTCGACATAATGGTCGTAAGGATGATAGTCGAGCGTGCTATTTTTTAGCGCATCTCGGTATTCAGGCTTGATACCTGCATTTACAATCTCGATGCCAATAGACGTATCGTTGAGGATGGTTCTACCTGAAAAGCCGCCGTCCCCTGCATGCCACGCGCGCTCAGATTCTGGTACGAGGTTATAGATTTTATTGTCGTCTTTGTCCAAGATTAAATAATGGGCGCTCACGTTGCCCGTGGTCAAGGTTTTGATGGAGCGCTCATTGTCTGAGACCGTATAGTGCAAGACGATGGTTTTGATACGCTGGCTTTTGCCTGTCGATTGGTAAGTATCGCTATCGACGCTGTAATTTTTGGTGGTTGCTACGTGCGGGGCAGTGGTTACGCAGCCAATTAAAGGCAGAGTTAAGCTAAGTGCTAAGAAGATGTTTTTTACCATGAAATGCTCTGTGTGAATAAAGGTGTGCCGTTAAACCAATCTTTATCTTAAGTGAATAGTATTATTAAATGATGTCTAAGGTTTGGTACTTGTGTTTAACCCTTCCGAATCTTCTTCGCCAATACTTTTTTCCAACTGTCTTCCAAACATTCAATCTCAAGCCACGGCTCAATCACCTCGGCATCGAACTTTTCCTTTGAATTGGACAATTGCCAAAGTGTCTCAAGCGTGGCAAACGGATAGGGACGTTCGATCAAATACACAGGTAAGTCCGCGTTAATCATCCCATCACGTACCACTTGAAAATACCAACCCGAGATACCTTGCTTACTGACCCAAGACGCAATATTTGGCACTTTGGTAAATTGACCAATTTGATCATTGATCTTGTAACACGGACGGCGCGGTTGGACGATGCGCAGTTGCACGCTATCTTCACCACCTACTTTGTCTTCACCATATTGAAAAACGTCGCCGATACAGACGGTAGACTCGGTCATCTCAGGCAAGCCATTGACGGCTTCGGTCGTGAGGTTTTCACCGAGTG
This is a stretch of genomic DNA from Psychrobacter alimentarius. It encodes these proteins:
- a CDS encoding MOSC domain-containing protein; this encodes MRIESTETYVQENTNLDFNQPLPLHIATLICVRAGKAMPFTREEMSAIDKYPIDAPVAVNFMGLTTDEQADRKHHGGPLKAVHQLAPATYDKINAEFGLKVHVGTLGENLTTEAVNGLPEMTESTVCIGDVFQYGEDKVGGEDSVQLRIVQPRRPCYKINDQIGQFTKVPNIASWVSKQGISGWYFQVVRDGMINADLPVYLIERPYPFATLETLWQLSNSKEKFDAEVIEPWLEIECLEDSWKKVLAKKIRKG
- the tdh gene encoding L-threonine 3-dehydrogenase, which encodes MKALVKAHAKKGIWMQDMPEPTVGINDVKIKIKKTAICGTDLHIYKWDEWSQNTIKTPMIIGHEYVGVISEMGDGVKHLEVGDRVTGEGHIACGHCRNCRRGKLHVCENTIGVGVDRDGAFAEYLVIPADNVIKLDERISDEMAAIMDPFGNATHTALSFPVLGEDVLITGAGLIGSMATAICRFAGARNIVVSDISDYRLELAKRMGATMTINPAKGETIEGAIEDLKMHGFDIGLEMSGSPQAFDSMISNMYNGSKIALLGILPNTTTVDWSKIIFKALTLKGIYGREMWETWYQMEQMLISGIDLTPIITHRMHIDDFQEGFDIMESGQCGKVILSWD
- the kbl gene encoding glycine C-acetyltransferase is translated as MYQAFQKHLQQEISDIRAAGLYKNERIITSPQNAMIKITDGREMLNFCANNYLGLSDHPEIKQAAIEAIENSGYGMSSVRFICGTQDLHKQLEASISKFFNTEDTILYAACFDANGGAFEPLLTSEDAIISDSLNHASIIDGVRLCKAARYRYANADMQDLETQLQAAQAQRFRLIVTDGVFSMDGNVAPMDEIYALAQKYDAMVMIDESHSAGVVGRTGGGVTELFDLRGDVELITGTLGKAFGGAIGGFTTGKKEIIEMLRQRSRPYLFSNSIPPMVAAAGVKAFEMLSQDNTLQDKLHENTAYFVKQMQDAGFDIKPTESAICAVMLYDANVSQQMADALLEEGIYVIGFFYPVVPKNEARIRVQLSAAHTREQLDQCIAAFIKVAKQMKMID
- a CDS encoding N-acetylmuramoyl-L-alanine amidase, which produces MVKNIFLALSLTLPLIGCVTTAPHVATTKNYSVDSDTYQSTGKSQRIKTIVLHYTVSDNERSIKTLTTGNVSAHYLILDKDDNKIYNLVPESERAWHAGDGGFSGRTILNDTSIGIEIVNAGIKPEYRDALKNSTLDYHPYDHYVEFSELQIKKVAELVQDIATRYDISPKNIIGHADMAPSRKIDPGAKFPWERLYKEYGIGAWYDEADKQEIMNRRTLVAPSVQEIKQAFRKYGYQINNSDEWDKASRDVIYAFQLHFRPQQPTGVIDSETYAILQALNMKYAGRDDFY